One window from the genome of Aeromonas sp. FDAARGOS 1405 encodes:
- a CDS encoding zinc ribbon domain-containing protein yields MEALLCPSCQAELDTRSKEQTCGQCQAPVRVTAICPTCQQELERLKACGAVDYFCNHCNSLISKRTVQFKAALV; encoded by the coding sequence ATGGAAGCCCTGCTTTGCCCGTCATGCCAGGCTGAACTGGATACCCGCAGCAAGGAGCAAACCTGTGGTCAGTGCCAGGCACCTGTTCGCGTCACGGCCATCTGCCCGACCTGCCAGCAGGAGCTGGAGCGTCTCAAGGCGTGCGGCGCGGTGGATTACTTCTGCAACCACTGCAACTCACTGATCTCCAAGCGGACGGTACAGTTCAAGGCGGCGCTGGTGTAA
- the mltF gene encoding membrane-bound lytic murein transglycosylase MltF produces the protein MPIFSTKVLTYLRCIFRLFIGLLLTLTLVGCDFYTPSSQLEQIRQRGEIRVGTIYGPTSYYQRDDLAQGFDYELAQHYAEWLGVKLTIIPVNTTDELVTLLKKGKVDLAAAAIMVTQERRELFRFGPGFYQVSPKLVYRNGKPKPASLNDIKGKLVVAAGSTGEDLLKEMSKENPKLTWSTSHNADVEELLKQVVDGKIDYTVVQDTVLARTQRYYPELTEGLTLAQKQTVAWAMSKLPDDSLYASVIDFFGQRFMDGAIAKLDEKYFGHVQNFDFVDTRTFLKRAKSLLPKYQPLFQTHAKNIDWRLLAAISYQESHWDPQARSYTGVRGMMMLTEPTAKAMGVNDRLHPEESIKGGSLYLQQMMEKVPDSVPEDEKVWFALTAYNIGYGHMMDARRLTKELGKNPDAWSDVKDVLPLLQQARWHRKVRYGYARGSEARNYVNNVRQYYQSLLWLDNEQQKAHQRESLDNDSEPEIAERPTIIAEVVNQITMR, from the coding sequence ATGCCGATTTTTTCAACAAAGGTACTCACCTACTTGCGCTGCATTTTTCGACTGTTTATCGGGCTGTTGTTGACGCTGACGCTGGTTGGCTGCGACTTCTATACCCCCTCCAGCCAGCTGGAGCAGATCCGCCAACGAGGCGAGATCAGGGTTGGCACCATCTATGGCCCCACATCCTATTACCAGCGTGACGACCTCGCCCAGGGGTTCGATTACGAGCTGGCGCAACATTATGCCGAATGGCTGGGGGTGAAACTCACCATCATCCCGGTCAACACCACTGACGAACTGGTTACCCTGCTGAAAAAGGGTAAAGTCGATCTGGCGGCAGCCGCCATCATGGTCACTCAGGAGCGGCGCGAGCTGTTTCGCTTCGGCCCGGGCTTCTACCAGGTCTCTCCCAAGCTGGTATACCGTAATGGCAAGCCCAAGCCGGCCTCGTTGAACGATATCAAGGGCAAGCTGGTGGTGGCCGCCGGCTCCACCGGGGAAGATCTGCTCAAAGAGATGAGCAAAGAGAATCCCAAACTGACGTGGAGCACCAGCCACAACGCCGATGTGGAGGAACTGCTCAAGCAGGTGGTGGATGGCAAGATTGACTACACGGTGGTGCAGGATACCGTGCTGGCCCGTACCCAGCGCTACTACCCGGAGCTCACCGAGGGGCTGACCCTGGCACAGAAGCAGACCGTTGCCTGGGCCATGAGCAAGCTGCCCGATGACAGCCTCTATGCCAGCGTCATCGACTTTTTCGGTCAGCGCTTTATGGACGGCGCTATCGCCAAGCTGGACGAGAAGTACTTCGGCCACGTGCAGAACTTCGACTTTGTCGATACCCGCACCTTCCTCAAGCGCGCCAAGAGCCTGCTGCCCAAGTACCAGCCGCTGTTCCAGACCCACGCCAAGAATATCGACTGGCGCCTGCTGGCTGCCATCAGCTATCAGGAGTCCCACTGGGACCCGCAGGCGCGCTCCTACACCGGCGTGCGTGGCATGATGATGCTGACCGAGCCCACCGCCAAGGCGATGGGAGTCAACGACCGGCTTCATCCGGAAGAGAGCATCAAGGGTGGCTCCCTCTATCTGCAACAGATGATGGAGAAGGTGCCGGATTCGGTGCCCGAGGACGAGAAGGTGTGGTTTGCTCTCACCGCCTACAACATCGGCTACGGCCATATGATGGACGCGCGCCGTCTGACCAAGGAACTCGGCAAGAATCCCGACGCCTGGAGCGACGTCAAGGATGTGCTGCCGCTGCTGCAGCAAGCACGCTGGCATCGCAAGGTGCGTTACGGCTATGCCCGCGGCAGCGAGGCGCGCAACTATGTCAACAACGTGCGTCAGTACTACCAGAGCCTGCTCTGGCTCGATAACGAGCAACAGAAGGCCCACCAACGGGAGAGTCTCGACAACGACAGCGAGCCGGAGATCGCCGAGCGCCCGACTATCATCGCCGAAGTGGTCAATCAGATCACCATGCGCTAA
- the purL gene encoding phosphoribosylformylglycinamidine synthase — MDILRGAPALSDFRVQKLLQRFAQMKNESGVESGVEIEDVYAEYVHFAELTSPLSPPERATLGQLLRYGPTIPEHTPSGQLFLVTPRPGTISPWSSKATDIAHNCGLKQVKRLERGIAYYLTIKGPGELSAAQRSAIAAVLHDRMMEVVFAEMSEAAALFAHHEPRPFTQVDVLGGGRAALAEANVALGLALADDEIDYLVENFTKLGRNPNDIELYMFAQANSEHCRHKIFNADWTIDGEQQPKSLFKMIKNTFEQTPDHVLSAYKDNAAVMEGSQGGRFFPSPANGEYQYHQEQVDILMKVETHNHPTAISPFPGAATGSGGEIRDEGATGRGAKPKAGLVGFSVSNLRIPGFEQPWEQDFGKPSRIVSAFDIMQEGPLGGAAFNNEFGRPAILGYFRTFEEEVPSHNGVEVRGYHKPIMLAGGIGNIRTEHVQKGEIPVGAALIVLGGPAMNIGLGGGAASSMASGQSAEDLDFASVQRDNPEMERRCQEVIDRCWQLGDDNPIVFIHDVGAGGLSNAMPELVNDGERGGRFDLRAIQSDEPGMSPLEIWCNESQERYVLAVAQDKLPLFKALCERERAPYAVIGTATEEKHLTLSDSHFDNQPIDLPLDVLLGKAPKMHRDVVTLPAQGKALQLDGITLSDAAERVLRLPTVAEKSFLITIGDRSVTGLVNRDQMVGPWQIPVADCAVTAATYDSYHGEAMSMGERTPVALLSHAASARMAVAEALTNLAPAHIGSLKRVKLSANWMAAAGHPGEDAGLYEAVKAVGEELCPALGITIPVGKDSMSMKTCWQQDGKEQSVTSPLSLLISAFARVEDVRNTVTPQLRTDLGETDLILIDLGNGKQRLGASALAQVYRQLGDKAPDLDNPVQLKGFFNAIQTLVADRKLIAYHDRSDGGLFVTLTEMAFAGHCGLDIQLDRIGGELLPALFNEELGAVIQVRREDKEAVMTLLAGHGLAACSHVLGTVREGDLITLQRGGQEVYRASRTALRTIWGETSWQMQRLRDNPACADSEHAARQDATDPGLHAKLTYNPSEDVAAPYIARGVSPRLAVLREQGVNSHVEMAAAFDRAGFAAVDVHMSDILSGRIKLEEFQTLVACGGFSYGDVLGAGEGWAKSILFNDNAREQFQRFFERGDTLSLGVCNGCQMMSNLRDLIPGADLWPRFVRNRSERFEARFSLVQVQESPSAFFAGMAGSVMPIAVSHGEGRVEVRDAAHLSALQQSGLVGLRFVDNRGSVTEQYPANPNGSPDGITAVTTTDGRATIMMPHPERVFRTVANSWHPDNWGEDGAWMRMFRNARVRLG; from the coding sequence ATGGATATCTTGCGTGGTGCCCCAGCACTGTCTGATTTTCGTGTCCAAAAACTGCTGCAACGCTTCGCACAGATGAAAAACGAGAGTGGAGTAGAGAGCGGAGTAGAGATAGAGGATGTCTATGCCGAGTATGTGCACTTTGCCGAGCTGACAAGCCCCCTCTCTCCCCCCGAGCGAGCGACCTTGGGCCAGCTCTTGCGCTACGGCCCGACCATCCCCGAACACACCCCCAGCGGTCAGCTGTTTCTTGTTACCCCCCGCCCCGGCACTATCTCCCCCTGGTCTTCCAAAGCAACCGACATCGCCCACAACTGCGGCCTGAAACAAGTCAAGCGGCTGGAGCGTGGTATTGCCTATTACCTGACCATCAAGGGGCCGGGTGAGCTGAGTGCCGCCCAGCGCAGCGCCATTGCCGCCGTGCTCCATGATCGGATGATGGAAGTGGTGTTTGCCGAGATGAGCGAAGCTGCCGCCCTGTTTGCTCACCACGAGCCTCGCCCCTTCACCCAGGTGGATGTGCTGGGCGGTGGTCGCGCAGCCCTGGCCGAAGCCAACGTGGCGCTGGGTCTGGCGCTGGCCGACGACGAAATCGACTATCTGGTGGAGAACTTCACCAAGTTGGGTCGCAACCCCAACGATATCGAGCTCTACATGTTCGCCCAGGCGAACTCCGAACACTGCCGTCACAAGATCTTCAATGCCGACTGGACCATCGATGGTGAGCAGCAGCCCAAGTCGCTGTTCAAGATGATCAAGAACACCTTCGAGCAGACGCCGGATCATGTCCTCTCTGCCTATAAAGACAACGCCGCCGTGATGGAAGGGAGCCAGGGTGGCCGCTTCTTCCCGAGCCCGGCCAACGGCGAATACCAGTATCACCAGGAACAGGTCGACATCCTGATGAAGGTGGAGACCCACAACCACCCGACCGCCATCTCCCCGTTCCCGGGGGCAGCCACCGGCTCCGGCGGCGAAATCCGCGACGAGGGAGCCACCGGTCGTGGTGCCAAGCCCAAGGCGGGTCTGGTCGGTTTCTCCGTCTCCAACCTGCGCATTCCCGGCTTCGAGCAGCCCTGGGAGCAGGATTTCGGCAAGCCGAGCCGTATCGTCAGTGCCTTCGACATCATGCAGGAGGGGCCGCTCGGCGGCGCTGCCTTCAACAACGAGTTCGGCCGTCCGGCCATTCTCGGCTACTTCCGTACCTTCGAAGAGGAGGTGCCGAGCCACAATGGCGTCGAGGTGCGTGGCTACCACAAGCCCATCATGCTGGCAGGCGGCATCGGCAACATCCGCACCGAACATGTCCAGAAAGGGGAGATCCCGGTCGGCGCGGCGCTGATCGTGCTGGGCGGCCCGGCGATGAACATCGGTCTGGGCGGTGGTGCCGCATCCTCCATGGCCTCCGGCCAGTCAGCCGAAGATCTCGACTTTGCCTCGGTGCAGCGTGACAACCCCGAGATGGAGCGCCGTTGCCAGGAGGTGATCGATCGCTGCTGGCAGCTGGGTGACGACAACCCTATCGTCTTTATCCACGACGTGGGGGCGGGTGGTCTCTCCAACGCCATGCCGGAGCTGGTCAACGACGGTGAGCGTGGCGGTCGTTTCGATCTGCGCGCCATCCAGAGCGACGAGCCGGGCATGAGCCCGCTGGAGATCTGGTGCAACGAATCCCAGGAGCGTTACGTGCTGGCGGTAGCGCAGGACAAGCTGCCGCTGTTCAAGGCGCTGTGCGAGCGCGAGCGCGCACCCTATGCCGTCATCGGCACCGCGACCGAAGAGAAGCATCTGACCCTCTCTGACAGCCACTTTGACAATCAGCCCATCGATCTGCCGCTGGATGTGCTGCTGGGCAAGGCGCCCAAGATGCACCGCGACGTGGTGACCCTGCCGGCACAAGGCAAAGCGCTCCAGCTCGATGGCATCACTTTGAGTGATGCGGCCGAGCGGGTTCTGCGTCTGCCGACCGTGGCGGAGAAGTCCTTCCTTATCACCATCGGCGATCGCAGCGTAACGGGCCTCGTCAACCGCGACCAGATGGTTGGCCCCTGGCAGATCCCGGTGGCCGATTGCGCCGTCACCGCTGCCACCTATGACAGCTATCACGGCGAAGCCATGTCCATGGGCGAGCGTACCCCGGTGGCGCTGCTCTCCCACGCCGCCTCCGCTCGCATGGCGGTGGCGGAAGCGCTTACCAACCTGGCACCGGCCCACATCGGTTCCCTCAAGCGGGTCAAGCTCTCCGCCAACTGGATGGCCGCTGCCGGTCATCCGGGTGAAGATGCCGGTCTCTATGAGGCGGTCAAAGCGGTGGGCGAGGAGCTCTGCCCGGCCCTTGGCATCACCATTCCGGTGGGCAAGGACTCCATGTCCATGAAGACCTGCTGGCAGCAGGATGGCAAGGAGCAAAGCGTCACTTCGCCGCTCTCCCTGCTCATCTCGGCGTTTGCCCGGGTCGAGGATGTGCGCAACACGGTTACTCCGCAGCTGCGTACCGATCTCGGTGAGACCGACCTTATCCTCATCGACCTTGGCAATGGCAAGCAGCGCCTAGGCGCCTCGGCGCTAGCGCAGGTCTACCGTCAGCTGGGTGACAAGGCGCCGGATCTCGACAACCCGGTCCAGCTCAAGGGCTTCTTCAACGCCATTCAGACGCTGGTGGCCGATCGCAAACTGATCGCCTATCACGACCGCTCCGACGGTGGCCTGTTCGTCACCCTGACCGAAATGGCGTTTGCCGGCCACTGCGGCCTCGACATCCAGCTCGATCGCATCGGCGGCGAGCTGCTGCCTGCGTTGTTCAACGAGGAGCTGGGCGCCGTCATTCAGGTACGCCGTGAAGACAAAGAGGCGGTGATGACCCTGCTGGCCGGTCACGGTCTGGCGGCCTGCTCCCATGTGCTCGGTACCGTGCGCGAAGGGGATCTCATCACCCTGCAGCGGGGCGGTCAGGAGGTCTATCGTGCCAGCCGTACCGCACTTCGCACCATCTGGGGCGAGACCAGCTGGCAGATGCAGCGCCTGCGCGACAACCCGGCGTGCGCCGACAGTGAGCACGCGGCCCGTCAGGACGCCACCGATCCGGGTCTGCATGCCAAGCTGACTTACAACCCGTCCGAGGATGTGGCTGCACCTTACATTGCCCGCGGGGTCTCCCCCCGTCTGGCGGTGCTGCGCGAGCAGGGGGTCAACTCCCACGTGGAGATGGCGGCGGCGTTCGATCGTGCCGGTTTCGCGGCAGTGGACGTGCACATGAGCGACATTCTCTCCGGTCGCATCAAGCTGGAGGAGTTCCAGACCCTGGTGGCCTGTGGCGGCTTCTCCTACGGTGATGTGTTGGGTGCCGGTGAAGGCTGGGCCAAGTCCATCCTGTTCAATGACAACGCCCGTGAGCAGTTCCAGCGCTTCTTCGAGCGCGGCGATACCCTCTCTCTGGGTGTCTGCAACGGTTGCCAGATGATGTCCAACCTGCGGGATCTCATCCCGGGTGCTGATCTCTGGCCGCGCTTTGTACGCAACCGCTCCGAGCGCTTCGAGGCCCGCTTCAGTCTGGTGCAGGTACAGGAGTCCCCGTCGGCCTTCTTCGCCGGCATGGCAGGCTCCGTGATGCCCATCGCCGTTTCCCACGGGGAAGGGCGTGTCGAGGTGCGCGATGCCGCTCACCTGAGCGCACTGCAGCAGAGCGGTCTGGTAGGGCTGCGCTTTGTCGACAACCGCGGCAGCGTGACCGAGCAGTACCCGGCCAACCCAAATGGCTCGCCGGATGGTATCACCGCCGTGACCACCACCGATGGCCGCGCCACCATCATGATGCCGCACCCGGAGCGGGTGTTCCGTACCGTGGCCAACTCCTGGCACCCCGACAACTGGGGCGAGGACGGCGCCTGGATGCGGATGTTCCGCAACGCCCGGGTTCGTCTGGGTTAA
- a CDS encoding HD domain-containing phosphohydrolase yields MMFKNIPPSTQPPGVSDHPTAALLHQVMEQLPYRVLLKDTRSHFIACNRLLANDLALTPAELVGKCDADFFPAELAQRYRDDDLQVMASGKTRHHEEPYLKGGEGRWLSTTKFPLYDELGKVIGVGVFFEDITDQKQQQERLQQYTWTLEAITRAHHAMLKQGDEQTLLQEICDAITFDGRFPLVIVLQAADQDRMQILAQAGQAIWFASDDWLTRDVALIRAISSGEMLNEALGIELVHHSATLRGRLLLPLPWQAAVPGGLLIHSTQARAFTDEEVHLFNGLADYLTYGLQARRTQQAYLAAQREKAMHARQLELALEDALGAIAAVLEQRDPYTAGHQKHVATLALAIGRELGLGDKQLRGLYLGAMVHDIGKIQVPVEILTKPGKLTPQEFNLVKEHPTAGYLVLKDIALPWPIARMIHQHHEYLDGSGYPGKLKGDEILLEARILTVADIVESMSSDRPYRAALGIPQAREQIIQMRGHQLDADVVDACLRILDRGDFIPQPLGKP; encoded by the coding sequence ATGATGTTTAAAAATATACCGCCATCCACTCAGCCACCGGGCGTCAGCGATCACCCTACCGCAGCCCTGCTCCATCAGGTGATGGAACAGCTGCCCTATCGCGTCCTGCTGAAAGATACCCGTTCACACTTCATCGCCTGCAACCGTCTCTTGGCCAACGATCTTGCCCTCACCCCGGCAGAGCTGGTTGGCAAGTGTGATGCCGACTTTTTTCCGGCCGAACTGGCACAACGCTATCGGGATGATGATCTCCAGGTCATGGCCAGCGGCAAAACCCGGCATCACGAAGAACCCTATCTGAAGGGAGGGGAAGGCCGCTGGCTCAGTACCACCAAGTTTCCCCTGTACGATGAGCTGGGCAAGGTGATCGGCGTCGGTGTCTTTTTCGAAGATATTACCGACCAGAAGCAGCAGCAGGAGCGTCTCCAGCAATATACCTGGACGCTTGAAGCCATTACCCGCGCCCACCATGCCATGCTCAAGCAGGGGGACGAGCAGACACTACTGCAGGAGATCTGCGATGCCATCACCTTCGATGGTCGCTTTCCTCTGGTGATCGTGCTGCAGGCCGCTGATCAGGACAGAATGCAGATCCTGGCGCAGGCAGGTCAGGCTATCTGGTTTGCCAGCGATGACTGGCTCACCCGGGATGTGGCCCTGATCCGGGCCATCAGCTCAGGCGAGATGCTTAACGAAGCACTCGGCATCGAACTGGTTCACCACTCCGCCACCCTGAGGGGCCGGCTGCTGCTGCCATTACCGTGGCAAGCCGCAGTGCCAGGTGGCCTGCTTATTCACAGCACGCAGGCCAGAGCCTTCACCGATGAGGAAGTACACCTCTTCAACGGACTGGCTGACTACCTGACATATGGCCTGCAAGCTCGTCGTACCCAGCAAGCCTATCTCGCCGCTCAGCGAGAAAAAGCCATGCATGCCCGCCAACTGGAGCTGGCCCTGGAGGATGCGCTGGGAGCCATCGCTGCCGTGCTGGAACAACGCGATCCCTACACCGCTGGTCACCAGAAGCACGTCGCTACTCTGGCGTTGGCCATCGGTCGGGAACTGGGGCTGGGTGACAAACAGTTACGTGGTCTTTATCTGGGCGCCATGGTGCACGATATCGGTAAAATCCAGGTGCCTGTCGAGATCCTGACCAAACCGGGCAAGCTGACCCCCCAGGAGTTCAATCTGGTCAAGGAGCACCCGACGGCAGGTTATCTGGTGCTCAAGGATATTGCTCTACCCTGGCCCATCGCCCGGATGATCCACCAGCACCACGAGTATCTGGACGGTTCCGGCTATCCAGGGAAGCTAAAGGGGGATGAGATCCTGCTGGAGGCCCGCATCCTCACCGTCGCCGATATCGTCGAATCCATGTCCTCGGATCGTCCCTATCGCGCCGCCCTCGGCATTCCCCAAGCAAGGGAGCAGATCATCCAGATGCGTGGCCATCAGCTCGATGCGGATGTGGTGGATGCCTGTCTGCGGATCCTAGACCGGGGAGACTTTATCCCCCAACCGCTCGGCAAGCCGTAA
- a CDS encoding HD domain-containing phosphohydrolase yields the protein MNNDHAMAIVCDLALCIGREVTLDALLTKVLQRFMFHCATPVGVVLQQQREGYELLKVIGDDQLSRHCGSRLSLPTWVGEGDQCALQTTVPLPGGRPYHFAYRLRVDGGYLILLLAPHPQQHTVPVCHLFSPVLGNLARAIQLCKDSEQLARRQQAELVDMQRLNESLLKAIPIPVFYKDVEGRFISCNPAFTQVTGISRTDLQGKRVDEILPPEMADEYTQRDMEVLRSRQPQYFEHTLFDRSGHRYQVLNFKDLFYDHQGEVAGIIGALVDITHIKESEQRQRTLLFQTIAALSSAIAHKDPVTAGHERRVHDLALAIGQQLQLPQEQLDGLGLAAMVHNIGLLQIPAEILTRPRELRQVEFELIKQHPETGREILQQIDFPWPITTIVQQHHENMDGSGYPQGLQGDAISLEARIIRVADSLAAMTAHRPFRRALPLTEAFAELTRYAGVHYDERVVDACFAVWQAGYRFTTT from the coding sequence GTGAACAACGATCACGCCATGGCCATTGTCTGCGATCTCGCCCTCTGTATTGGTCGGGAGGTCACACTCGATGCCCTGCTCACCAAGGTGTTGCAGCGTTTTATGTTTCACTGTGCCACACCGGTTGGTGTGGTATTGCAGCAGCAACGGGAAGGATATGAGCTGCTCAAGGTCATTGGTGATGATCAGCTATCCCGGCACTGTGGCTCTCGGCTCTCCTTGCCGACCTGGGTTGGTGAAGGAGATCAGTGTGCGCTGCAAACAACTGTGCCTCTCCCCGGTGGCCGGCCATACCACTTTGCCTATCGGCTCAGGGTTGACGGGGGATATCTCATCTTGCTGCTGGCACCCCACCCCCAGCAGCATACTGTACCGGTCTGCCATCTGTTCAGCCCGGTACTTGGTAATCTGGCTCGAGCCATCCAGCTATGCAAGGACAGCGAACAGCTCGCCAGGCGCCAGCAGGCCGAGCTGGTCGACATGCAGCGCCTCAACGAGTCCCTGCTCAAGGCCATCCCCATCCCGGTATTCTACAAGGATGTTGAAGGGCGCTTTATCAGTTGCAACCCTGCCTTTACTCAAGTGACCGGGATCAGCAGGACCGATCTGCAGGGGAAGCGAGTAGACGAAATCCTGCCGCCAGAGATGGCGGACGAATATACCCAACGTGACATGGAGGTGCTGCGCAGCAGGCAGCCGCAATATTTCGAACATACGCTGTTTGATCGCAGCGGCCACCGCTACCAGGTGCTGAACTTCAAGGATCTCTTCTATGACCATCAGGGCGAGGTGGCAGGTATCATCGGCGCCCTGGTCGACATCACTCATATCAAGGAGAGCGAGCAGCGCCAGCGCACCCTGCTGTTTCAGACCATAGCGGCCCTCTCCTCCGCGATTGCCCACAAAGATCCGGTCACGGCAGGACACGAACGGCGCGTGCACGATCTCGCGCTGGCCATCGGTCAACAGCTGCAACTGCCGCAGGAGCAGCTGGATGGGCTGGGCCTTGCGGCCATGGTGCACAACATCGGCCTGTTGCAGATCCCAGCAGAGATCCTCACCCGCCCACGGGAACTGAGACAGGTGGAGTTCGAACTGATCAAACAACATCCGGAGACAGGTCGCGAGATCCTGCAACAAATTGACTTCCCCTGGCCCATCACCACCATAGTGCAGCAGCACCATGAAAACATGGATGGTAGTGGCTACCCGCAGGGGCTGCAGGGGGATGCCATCTCTCTGGAGGCGAGAATTATACGGGTCGCCGACTCCCTCGCCGCCATGACGGCCCACCGTCCGTTCCGGCGTGCCCTCCCCCTCACCGAAGCCTTCGCCGAGCTGACGCGCTATGCCGGAGTGCATTACGACGAACGGGTGGTCGATGCCTGTTTCGCCGTCTGGCAAGCGGGCTACCGCTTTACTACCACCTGA
- a CDS encoding FIST signal transduction protein has protein sequence MMQPTFHQFDAHPLTDTLLPYRGGRLDVLLAERDAARVAELQQQCQRLDIQLCGAIFPSLVSRHGFHERGAWLLPRSTSHNPLLIPLSSTASADELAAIICERLASRLSEWPDAQKIPTLFLTFDAMIPNIASILEGLYLRLADRVNYAGVNAGSGQFTAMPCLFDTRTLLDHGVSCVLLPHQSYSLLEHGYQLTAQPMLATSSEGNKISFIDWEPAFSRYQSLIRQQFQQNLTPEQFYQYGVHLPLGLLRANGDVIVRIPVAVTEEGALLCVGEVPDHSILTLLKAPQSPTTHAIELAGKLSQHGVPEYIELYYCAGRQQHFGTQSALELETLFTHSGAHELAGALSLGEIGSLRPGDYPLFHNGAILCNGEGPR, from the coding sequence ATGATGCAGCCTACTTTTCATCAATTTGATGCGCATCCACTGACCGATACACTGCTTCCCTATCGAGGGGGACGACTCGATGTGTTGCTGGCCGAGCGGGATGCCGCACGTGTTGCCGAACTGCAGCAGCAGTGTCAGCGCCTCGATATTCAGCTCTGTGGCGCCATCTTTCCAAGCCTGGTCAGCCGACATGGTTTCCACGAACGGGGGGCCTGGCTGTTGCCCAGATCCACATCTCACAACCCTCTGCTGATCCCGCTCTCTTCTACAGCCAGCGCCGATGAACTGGCCGCCATCATCTGCGAGCGACTGGCCTCCAGACTTTCCGAGTGGCCGGATGCACAGAAAATTCCTACCCTCTTTCTCACTTTCGACGCCATGATCCCCAATATCGCCTCCATTCTTGAAGGGCTCTATTTGCGGCTGGCAGATAGGGTCAACTATGCCGGCGTCAATGCGGGCAGCGGTCAGTTCACTGCCATGCCCTGCCTGTTTGATACCCGGACATTGCTGGATCATGGGGTCAGTTGTGTACTGCTTCCCCACCAAAGTTACTCCCTGCTCGAGCACGGCTACCAGCTCACTGCTCAACCCATGCTTGCCACCAGCAGCGAGGGCAACAAGATCTCCTTTATCGACTGGGAACCCGCCTTCAGCCGCTATCAATCCCTGATCCGGCAGCAATTCCAGCAGAACCTCACCCCGGAGCAGTTCTACCAGTACGGCGTCCACTTGCCGCTCGGGTTGCTCAGAGCCAATGGCGATGTAATCGTGCGGATCCCGGTCGCCGTCACCGAAGAGGGTGCCCTGCTCTGCGTGGGAGAGGTCCCTGACCACAGTATTCTCACGCTGCTCAAGGCGCCGCAAAGTCCGACAACCCATGCCATTGAGCTGGCCGGAAAACTCAGCCAGCATGGTGTGCCTGAATACATCGAGCTCTACTACTGCGCCGGGCGTCAGCAGCACTTCGGTACGCAGAGTGCGCTTGAGCTGGAAACCCTCTTCACTCACAGTGGGGCACATGAATTGGCTGGTGCCCTCTCCCTTGGTGAAATAGGGAGCCTGCGACCAGGGGACTACCCGCTGTTTCACAACGGCGCCATTCTCTGCAACGGGGAGGGACCGCGGTGA